AGATTTCGGACACATAAGAGACAAAACCAGGGGTAATAGAGACGTGGTCGTAAAGGCGACAAACACAACTCGGGGAGACCTTGCAACGCGACGACAAAGACAGGGCTGGGATCAGGGGAGAGCACAGGAACAGCCAAGCAACTGTCATGTCTGGACGACCACTCTCGCATGAGGCAGCGTAGATTTGATGCTGTCGTTTTAGGAAGCTTGAGCTGAAGTTGGACCTTACCCTAGACAAAATCTCGAGTTAGTGACATTCAGTCACTATAGTATGAGCTAGTTTGATGACAACCTCGCGAGTCAAAGCGCCGTTCCAAAACTGTCGATGACTCGTACCGTCAACCAAGTGGATGTGTGGTCAGTTTGTTGTGGACCTCTCTCAGTTGCGCTCTTTACGGCGGGGAACGGCCACTGAGACAAGGCAGCTGAGGTGGAAATACACAGGAGTTCATGAAGCGAAGGGAGAAGCGAAGGCAGCCGCAGACGTGAAAAGCATCCCATAATGGTATAATGCAAGGTTGTTAGCTAAAGACAGAAACACCGATCCGAAATGCAAACCCAAAGCCGCCGAATCCTGCTCCGATTCCTGCCTTCCTAAAACGCCGTCGCAAAACCACCTTACGTGACTGATGTATACACATCGGCTGCAGCGGGGCGCCGAACCTAGGCCTTAGCCTCCTCACCATCCTCTTtcttctcggcggcggcggcggcggcggcggcattgTCGCCGGAGGTCTCGACAGCCGGAGTCTCCTCGGCCGGCTTGGCTTCGGTTTTGCCGACAGCCTCCGGAGAGGCGGAGGTGCGAGACTTCGTGGCGGGAGCTTCGCCCTCCTCGGCAGCCTTGGCCGTGCTCTCCGGAGCAGGGCTCTTGGCCGGCTCCGCCTCAGCCGCCGTGATACCCTCAACCTCTTCGCGCTTAATGGCGGTTTCGGCTTCCTTGTCCTCAGCAGGGGCAGCCTCAGTCATATCGATGTCGCCATCACCGTCAGTCTTCGCCTTCTCGGTGTCCGCAGGCTTCTCGGAGGCATCAGGATTCGGCGCCTCCGTCTGGGCAGCCTCGGTCGATGCCTCAGCCATTGTCTCGTCAATCATGGTGTCGTCGTTATCGGCAGCCGGTTCAGCGGCAGGCTCCGGGGGGGTAGCAACACCGCTGTCAATCTCCATGGTATCGTCATCTTTAGTGGTGTTGCGGAACGTGGTCTCCTGGCGAGAACGACCGTTGGCCTTGTAGACGCCATTGGCGCGAGCGATGTCCTCATCGTCAGACTCCTCAAACTCGTCCTGGCGTTGCACGCGCTTCTCCCACTGGCGCTGGGTCACGCGGACATCCGGGTTCTCATCCTCGTCGCGGTCATCAAGCTCAGCCTCCTGCTCGTCGGTCATGCCCATGCTCTGGCGAGGGACATCCTGCATCTGAACAGAGGGAGCATGGGCGGTTTTCTTGAGATTCTCGATGACCGCAATCTTGATCTTCTCCAGGTACTCAGGACTGTTCGCATTCTCCATGTTGGACGCCCTCACATCGAGCTCGTAATCAGGCCCATAGTACTGCGACAGTCAGCGTCAAGTACGACAGGTGATCTAGACGACTAGACTTACGTTGTAATACTCGTTGTAGGGAAGGACCGGGTCCATCTCCACACCAACCAGCCGGCCCGTTTCGTAAGCCCATGTGCGGGCAACGTTGCGCATGGTGTagccaccgccgccgaggaccAGAGTAGGCAGACCAAAACTGCGGACAAAGTTGACGCAGTTGGCATGGCCACGCATGCTCAGGTTGAAGCAGCCCAAACGGTCGCCGGACAGACTGTCGCCGCCACACTGCAAAACGACTGCTTCGGGCTGATAGTATTTCATGACCGCTTCGATGACAGGCTCGAAGATGGTCCGGTACGTGACGTCGTCAATGCCGTCTCTCAGGGGAAAGTTGACAGCATAGTGCTTGCCATTGCCAATGCCGATATCGCGGAGCTCACCGGTGCCGGGGAAGTATTCGCCATACTTGTGGAACGAGACTGTCATGACACGGTCGGTCGTGTAGAAAGCTTCCTCGACGCCATCGCCATGGTGAACATCAATGTCGACGTAGAGCACGCGTTTCTTGAAACGGAGTAACTCGAGAATGGCGAGCACAATATCTGTAGATGGAGGGATTAGCTTGAGTTGCCTGCAATCGACTTTCACAAAGCTGTCACCACGAGCACGTACCATTCACGTAGCAGAACCCGCTGGCTTCGCTCTTCTTGGCGTGATGCAGACCGCCGGCCCAGTTGATTGCAATGTCACACTTTTCGCGATTGAGACGAGCAGCGCCTTCCATGCTGCCGCCGGCGCTGATGCCGCAGAATTCAAACAGGCCGTCAAAGACCGGGCAGTCATCGCCGACATTGTATTTGCCTTGCTCCCGCATGAAGCTGTCCATATTGTCCGGGGTAACTTTCTGCAAGAATTCGATGTATTCATCGGTGTGGAACTGCGTCATCTCCGACGTGACTGCAGGCTTAGCCCGCTGTTGCGAAGCAAAttaagagaaaaaaaaaagagaactTCGGTCAGCAATTGTGTGTGCCTGACGACAAGCACGGAGATGGACTTACGTAGATCTCGAGGAACTTGTAAACATCGTAATTCATAACCAGGCTGTGCGCAAGACGAATACGGTGCGGCTTCATCGGATGGCCGGTCACGTAGGCATAGTTGCCAATGTCGGAGTCGTAAAAGTAAGCCACCCTCTTCTTGTCATTGTTGACAATGGTGTAAAGCGGTCGGGTGCGCTCGACCCCCGACATATCCGTGGTCCTCGGCATGGTGTTGGTGATGGCTGGTGTCTCGCTGGCAACAGTAGCAAAAGCGCTGTCGATGGCTTCGGTAATTCGGGTGTCGAGGTCGGCGGCGACCGCGTTCCAGGCAACGGGGTCGAAAAAAACCTGGCCGGGCCTTGGCTTTGTGTGCGAAGACTGCGGCGCGGGTCGACTCGTGCTCAGTTGGTTGCTATGCTGGTAGTTGTCACTCAGCAGGTCGCCGGAGCCGTTGTTGGAATTGTTGCCGGCGTCAAGGTCGGGTCTATTGTCAGCTTCGTTGTCGGAATTGCTACTCTCAGCTTCGTCGTCGGAATC
This genomic window from Thermothelomyces thermophilus ATCC 42464 chromosome 1, complete sequence contains:
- a CDS encoding histone deacetylase RPD3-like protein (Contains conserved domain PTZ00063[PTZ00063], histone deacetylase) translates to MPRTTDMSGVERTRPLYTIVNNDKKRVAYFYDSDIGNYAYVTGHPMKPHRIRLAHSLVMNYDVYKFLEIYRAKPAVTSEMTQFHTDEYIEFLQKVTPDNMDSFMREQGKYNVGDDCPVFDGLFEFCGISAGGSMEGAARLNREKCDIAINWAGGLHHAKKSEASGFCYVNDIVLAILELLRFKKRVLYVDIDVHHGDGVEEAFYTTDRVMTVSFHKYGEYFPGTGELRDIGIGNGKHYAVNFPLRDGIDDVTYRTIFEPVIEAVMKYYQPEAVVLQCGGDSLSGDRLGCFNLSMRGHANCVNFVRSFGLPTLVLGGGGYTMRNVARTWAYETGRLVGVEMDPVLPYNEYYNYYGPDYELDVRASNMENANSPEYLEKIKIAVIENLKKTAHAPSVQMQDVPRQSMGMTDEQEAELDDRDEDENPDVRVTQRQWEKRVQRQDEFEESDDEDIARANGVYKANGRSRQETTFRNTTKDDDTMEIDSGVATPPEPAAEPAADNDDTMIDETMAEASTEAAQTEAPNPDASEKPADTEKAKTDGDGDIDMTEAAPAEDKEAETAIKREEVEGITAAEAEPAKSPAPESTAKAAEEGEAPATKSRTSASPEAVGKTEAKPAEETPAVETSGDNAAAAAAAAEKKEDGEEAKA